The Ancylobacter sp. WKF20 genome contains a region encoding:
- a CDS encoding heavy metal translocating P-type ATPase: MAKDPVCGMDVDPHTAQHRAEHGGRTYYFCCNGCRTKFVADPGKYLEGRADAEPVPEGTEFTCPMHPEIVQVGPGTCPICGMALEPMLVSLDDGPNHELIDMTRRFWIGLALTLPVFALEMGAHLVPALHHLVPPAISAWVQLALATPVVLWAGAPFFVRGWQSVVTRHLNMFTLIAIGTGVAYGYSLMAVFAPGLFPATFRGPDGTVAVYFEAAAVITVLVLLGQVLELQAREQTSGALKALLDLAPKTARRLNADGSEAEVPLADILVGDHLRVRPGEKVPVDGRVIEGRSAVEEALVTGESMPVTKAEGDAVIGGTLNRSGGLVIVAEKVGRDTMLARIVQMVAEAQRSRAPIQRLADRVAGWFVPLVVACALLAFAAWATFGPEPRFSHALLAAVAVLIIACPCALGLATPMSIMVGMGRGAQMGVLIKNAEALERLERVDTLVVDKTGTLTEGAPSLTQIITAEGYAEDEVLALAAAVERPSEHPLARAVVAAAEARGLEIAKVRGFDSPIGKGAYGLVAGKRVVLGSAEFLNELGIDPVPLTVQADELRREGASAILMAINGKLAAALAIADPIKATTPQALSDLAAEGIRVVMLTGDNRTTAEAVARRLGITEIEAEVAPDQKAAVVARLKAEGRVVAMAGDGVNDAPALAGADVGIAMGSGTDVAIESAGVTLLRGDLGAIVRARRLSQATMRNIRQNLFFAFAYNAAGVPIAAGVLYPIFGLLLSPMVAALAMSLSSVSVIANALRLRAVRL; encoded by the coding sequence ATGGCGAAGGACCCGGTCTGCGGCATGGATGTCGACCCGCACACGGCGCAGCACCGGGCCGAGCATGGCGGGCGCACCTATTATTTCTGCTGCAATGGCTGCCGCACCAAATTCGTCGCCGACCCCGGCAAATATCTGGAAGGACGCGCGGATGCGGAGCCGGTGCCGGAGGGCACGGAATTCACCTGCCCGATGCACCCGGAGATCGTGCAGGTCGGGCCGGGCACCTGCCCGATCTGCGGCATGGCGCTGGAGCCGATGCTGGTCAGCCTCGATGACGGGCCGAACCATGAACTGATCGACATGACCCGGCGGTTCTGGATCGGCCTCGCGCTGACCCTGCCGGTGTTCGCGCTGGAAATGGGCGCGCATCTCGTACCCGCGCTGCATCACCTCGTGCCGCCGGCCATCTCCGCCTGGGTCCAGCTCGCGCTGGCGACGCCCGTTGTGCTGTGGGCCGGGGCGCCGTTCTTCGTGCGCGGCTGGCAGTCGGTGGTGACGCGCCATCTCAACATGTTCACGCTGATCGCCATCGGCACCGGCGTTGCCTATGGCTACAGCCTCATGGCCGTGTTCGCGCCCGGCCTGTTCCCGGCGACCTTCCGTGGGCCGGACGGGACGGTCGCGGTCTATTTCGAGGCGGCGGCGGTCATTACCGTGCTGGTGCTGCTCGGCCAGGTGCTGGAGCTGCAGGCGCGCGAACAGACCTCGGGGGCGCTGAAGGCCCTGCTCGACCTCGCGCCGAAGACCGCCCGCCGCCTCAATGCTGATGGCAGCGAGGCGGAAGTGCCGCTCGCGGACATTCTGGTGGGCGACCATCTGCGCGTGCGGCCGGGCGAGAAGGTGCCGGTGGACGGGCGGGTGATTGAGGGCCGCTCGGCGGTGGAGGAGGCGCTGGTCACCGGCGAATCCATGCCGGTCACCAAGGCGGAAGGCGACGCCGTGATCGGCGGCACGCTCAACCGCTCGGGTGGGCTCGTCATCGTCGCGGAGAAGGTGGGGCGCGACACCATGCTCGCGCGCATCGTGCAGATGGTGGCGGAAGCGCAGCGCTCGCGCGCACCGATCCAGCGCCTTGCTGATCGCGTCGCCGGCTGGTTCGTGCCGCTGGTGGTCGCCTGCGCGCTGCTTGCCTTCGCCGCCTGGGCCACCTTTGGGCCGGAGCCGCGATTCTCCCATGCGTTGCTGGCGGCGGTGGCGGTGCTGATCATCGCCTGTCCCTGCGCACTGGGCCTCGCCACGCCGATGTCGATCATGGTCGGCATGGGGCGCGGCGCGCAGATGGGCGTGCTCATCAAGAATGCCGAGGCGCTGGAGCGGCTGGAGCGGGTGGATACGTTGGTGGTCGACAAAACCGGCACGCTGACCGAGGGCGCGCCCTCGCTGACGCAGATCATTACCGCTGAAGGTTACGCGGAGGACGAGGTGCTCGCCCTCGCTGCCGCCGTGGAGCGCCCCTCCGAGCACCCGCTAGCCCGCGCCGTGGTGGCGGCGGCCGAGGCGCGCGGGCTGGAGATCGCCAAGGTACGCGGCTTTGACAGCCCCATCGGCAAGGGCGCCTATGGGCTGGTGGCGGGCAAGCGCGTCGTGCTCGGCAGCGCGGAGTTTCTCAACGAACTGGGCATCGACCCGGTCCCGCTCACCGTCCAAGCCGACGAACTGCGCCGCGAGGGGGCGAGCGCCATTCTCATGGCGATCAACGGCAAGCTGGCGGCGGCCCTCGCCATCGCCGACCCGATCAAGGCGACGACCCCGCAGGCCTTGAGCGACCTCGCGGCGGAAGGCATCCGCGTGGTCATGCTCACCGGCGACAACCGCACGACGGCGGAAGCGGTCGCGCGCCGGCTCGGCATCACCGAGATCGAGGCCGAGGTGGCGCCCGACCAGAAGGCGGCGGTGGTGGCGCGGCTCAAGGCCGAGGGACGTGTCGTCGCCATGGCCGGCGACGGGGTGAATGACGCGCCCGCGCTCGCCGGGGCCGATGTTGGCATCGCCATGGGCTCGGGCACGGATGTCGCGATTGAAAGCGCGGGCGTCACGCTGCTGCGTGGCGACCTCGGCGCCATCGTCCGCGCGCGCCGGCTGTCGCAGGCGACGATGCGCAACATAAGGCAAAACCTGTTCTTCGCCTTCGCTTACAACGCGGCGGGCGTGCCGATCGCGGCGGGCGTGCTGTACCCGATCTTCGGCCTGCTGCTCTCGCCCATGGTGGCGGCGCTCGCCATGTCGCTCTCCTCGGTCAGCGTCATCGCCAACGCGCTGCGGCTACGGGCAGTGCGGCTGTAG
- a CDS encoding D-amino acid dehydrogenase: MRQIAVVGAGITGITTAYALNEKGYDVTVIDRQRYAAMETSFANGGQLSASNAEVWNSWSTVLKGIKWMFTPDAPLLMNPKPSWHKYSWMAEFLANIPNYTANTVETTRLAIQARQFMFDIAAREGIDFNLEKRGILHIYRDKEAQDHARMVSGLYAKGGLERREVTPSEIRAIEPTLHGQFYGGFYTESDSTGDIHKFTFGLAEVCRARGVRFVNEASVESVVHTGKGRDGTGVDITLTLAPDAEDAAPRREVLGFDAVVVCAGIGSRAIAAGLGDRVNIYPVKGYSITVNLDDERSQKSAPWVSLLDDKTKIVTSRLGKDRFRVAGTAEFNGENRDIRADRIRPLTDWVRKLFPGVSTEKVVPWAGLRPMMPDMMPRVAAGAKPGVFYNTGHGHLGWTLSCATAEIIAAKVADALPVEAPAPLLRMAAE; the protein is encoded by the coding sequence ATGCGCCAGATTGCCGTTGTCGGCGCCGGTATCACCGGCATCACCACCGCTTACGCCCTGAATGAAAAGGGCTATGACGTCACCGTCATTGATCGCCAGCGTTATGCGGCGATGGAAACCTCTTTCGCCAATGGCGGGCAGCTCTCCGCCTCCAATGCCGAGGTATGGAACTCGTGGTCCACGGTGCTCAAGGGCATCAAGTGGATGTTCACGCCCGACGCCCCGCTGCTGATGAACCCCAAGCCCTCCTGGCACAAATATAGCTGGATGGCCGAGTTCCTCGCCAACATCCCGAACTACACCGCCAACACGGTCGAGACCACGCGCCTCGCCATCCAGGCTCGGCAGTTCATGTTCGACATCGCCGCGCGCGAGGGCATCGACTTCAATCTTGAGAAGCGCGGCATCCTGCACATCTACCGCGACAAGGAAGCCCAGGATCATGCCCGCATGGTCTCCGGCCTCTACGCCAAGGGCGGGCTTGAGCGCCGCGAGGTGACGCCTTCCGAGATCCGCGCCATCGAGCCGACGCTGCACGGCCAGTTCTATGGCGGCTTCTACACCGAGTCCGATTCCACCGGCGACATCCACAAATTCACCTTCGGCCTGGCGGAAGTCTGCCGCGCCCGCGGCGTGCGCTTCGTCAATGAGGCGTCGGTCGAGAGCGTCGTCCACACCGGCAAGGGCCGGGACGGCACGGGCGTCGACATCACCCTCACCCTCGCCCCGGACGCGGAAGACGCCGCCCCGCGCCGCGAAGTGCTGGGCTTCGATGCGGTCGTGGTCTGCGCCGGCATCGGCTCGCGCGCCATCGCCGCCGGCCTTGGCGACCGGGTGAACATCTACCCCGTGAAGGGCTACTCGATCACGGTCAATCTCGACGACGAGCGCAGCCAGAAGTCCGCCCCCTGGGTGAGCCTCCTGGACGACAAGACCAAGATCGTCACCTCGCGCCTCGGCAAGGACCGCTTCCGCGTCGCTGGCACCGCCGAGTTCAACGGCGAGAACCGCGACATCCGCGCGGACCGCATCCGCCCGCTCACCGACTGGGTGCGCAAGCTGTTTCCGGGCGTCTCGACCGAGAAGGTCGTGCCCTGGGCCGGCCTGCGCCCGATGATGCCGGACATGATGCCGCGCGTCGCCGCCGGCGCGAAGCCCGGCGTGTTCTACAACACCGGCCATGGCCATCTCGGCTGGACGCTCTCCTGCGCCACCGCCGAGATCATCGCCGCCAAGGTGGCCGACGCGCTGCCGGTCGAGGCCCCCGCGCCGCTGCTGCGTATGGCGGCCGAGTGA
- the nadC gene encoding carboxylating nicotinate-nucleotide diphosphorylase, whose translation MPLSPLPRLLVEPVVRAALLEDLGRAGDITSEAVIPTEARFTAVMAARQNGVLAGIDAAVIAFNLVDPALTVTVERGDGHAVAPGDVVLRVEGSARAILTAERVALNIACRMSGIATATAGLVAIARANGKAQIVCTRKTTPGLRALEKHAVKAGGGSNHRFGLDDAVLIKDNHIAVAGGVAPAIRAAKAFAGHMVKIEVEVDTLTQLHEALAEGVDAVLLDNMNPAQLTEAVALVGGRAITEASGRVSAETVGPIAASGVDLISVGWITHSAPILDLGLDAAEA comes from the coding sequence ATGCCTCTTTCTCCCCTCCCCCGCCTGCTGGTCGAACCCGTCGTGCGCGCCGCGCTCCTGGAAGATCTCGGCCGCGCCGGGGACATTACCAGCGAGGCGGTGATCCCCACCGAAGCCCGCTTCACCGCGGTGATGGCGGCGCGGCAGAACGGCGTGCTCGCCGGCATCGACGCCGCGGTGATCGCCTTCAACCTTGTCGACCCCGCGCTCACGGTCACGGTGGAGCGGGGCGACGGCCACGCGGTGGCGCCCGGCGACGTGGTGCTGCGGGTGGAAGGCTCGGCGCGCGCCATCCTCACCGCCGAGCGGGTGGCGCTCAATATTGCCTGCCGCATGTCCGGCATCGCCACCGCGACGGCGGGGCTCGTCGCCATCGCCCGCGCAAACGGCAAGGCGCAGATCGTCTGCACCCGCAAGACGACGCCCGGCCTGCGCGCGCTGGAAAAGCACGCGGTGAAGGCGGGGGGCGGCTCCAACCACCGCTTCGGCCTCGATGATGCGGTGCTGATCAAGGACAACCACATCGCCGTCGCCGGCGGCGTCGCCCCCGCCATCCGCGCCGCCAAGGCCTTTGCCGGCCACATGGTGAAGATCGAGGTGGAGGTCGACACGCTCACCCAGCTGCACGAGGCGCTCGCCGAGGGCGTCGATGCCGTGCTGCTCGACAATATGAACCCTGCGCAGCTCACCGAGGCGGTCGCCCTCGTCGGCGGGCGGGCGATCACCGAGGCGTCCGGCCGCGTCTCCGCCGAGACCGTCGGCCCTATCGCCGCGAGCGGCGTAGACCTCATCTCCGTCGGCTGGATCACCCACTCCGCGCCGATCCTCGATCTGGGGCTCGATGCGGCGGAGGCGTGA